The proteins below come from a single Nostoc sp. KVJ3 genomic window:
- a CDS encoding HdeD family acid-resistance protein, producing MTTDVSREINKNLNGGLITGVLLSIAGVIAIAVPNFTTLFAETWIAAILIFAGFTKLVYATQTRDRGGFIWKLLLSGLYIATGIMLFVYPYTGVLTLTLLLGSFLLTEGTFELILAFQLRPQENWAWVLGNGIITLVLGGMIWFQWPFNAPWLLGTLVGISIIFSGISRVMLSLNARSISNPPNGGINPT from the coding sequence ATGACAACTGACGTTTCAAGAGAAATTAACAAGAATCTTAATGGAGGCCTGATAACTGGTGTTCTCCTGAGTATTGCGGGGGTAATTGCGATCGCAGTGCCTAATTTCACCACCCTATTCGCCGAAACTTGGATTGCAGCGATTCTGATTTTTGCTGGATTTACAAAATTAGTGTACGCTACTCAAACCCGCGATCGCGGAGGTTTCATTTGGAAACTTCTATTAAGCGGACTTTATATCGCAACTGGCATAATGCTATTTGTTTACCCTTATACAGGTGTTCTCACACTAACTCTGTTGCTGGGCAGCTTTTTACTAACTGAAGGCACATTTGAGTTAATTTTGGCATTCCAGTTACGTCCGCAAGAAAATTGGGCGTGGGTGCTAGGTAATGGCATTATTACCTTGGTATTAGGCGGAATGATTTGGTTCCAATGGCCATTCAATGCACCCTGGCTTCTAGGCACACTTGTTGGTATCAGCATTATTTTTAGTGGCATTTCCCGCGTCATGCTATCTTTGAATGCGCGTTCTATCTCAAATCCTCCCAATGGAGGTATAAATCCTACTTAG
- a CDS encoding alpha/beta hydrolase has product MQIYQLFNRLNNKKFTKLLSQAVALGLGAIVLLSTTNANAAEQVILKYGNFQGQISVEELTQFTETGKTTPTLKAYLDAAQQDPAVARKALKAPIKADPAFLNNLLSSWAGPILVSQIGEVVHPPTGQLDQEALRSALSTSIKQNGEVTLLGAIQNYPNTSVELEGDRLIAVYKRLSNLAELL; this is encoded by the coding sequence ATGCAAATTTATCAACTTTTCAATCGATTAAATAATAAGAAATTTACTAAGTTACTCAGTCAAGCAGTAGCTTTAGGCTTAGGCGCTATTGTTCTCCTCTCAACTACTAATGCTAATGCTGCCGAGCAAGTGATTTTAAAGTATGGTAATTTTCAAGGGCAAATATCTGTTGAAGAATTAACTCAATTTACAGAAACTGGCAAGACTACGCCGACATTAAAAGCTTATTTGGATGCTGCACAACAAGACCCCGCAGTAGCTCGTAAGGCACTGAAAGCCCCAATCAAAGCGGATCCTGCCTTTTTAAATAATTTACTATCTAGCTGGGCTGGGCCAATTTTAGTTAGCCAAATTGGTGAAGTAGTTCACCCTCCCACAGGACAACTAGATCAAGAGGCGTTGCGAAGCGCCTTAAGTACATCCATTAAACAAAATGGTGAAGTTACACTACTTGGAGCCATTCAGAATTATCCTAATACTTCTGTTGAACTTGAAGGCGATCGCCTCATTGCTGTTTATAAACGCCTAAGCAATCTGGCAGAACTCTTATGA
- a CDS encoding Panacea domain-containing protein, with product MLIQFRFHPEKAVEAAAVLLKLHGKPMKYLGLLKMLYIADRLALKRMEQPITGDHYVSMDYGPVLSGVYDLIKGKPVDDALPLWSKFISPRNGNHVSLLRDPGDEDLCEEEEEIIQQVYEAFGHLDPFEVAEWTYDLPEWKNPHGSAIPILVEDILKNVGKSDEQIGEIEQEAIREAYLDGVLNG from the coding sequence ATGCTAATCCAGTTTCGGTTTCATCCTGAAAAAGCCGTTGAAGCCGCAGCGGTACTCTTAAAGCTGCACGGTAAGCCTATGAAGTATTTAGGCTTACTTAAGATGCTTTACATAGCTGACCGTCTTGCATTGAAACGCATGGAACAACCAATTACTGGCGATCATTATGTTTCGATGGATTACGGCCCTGTCCTGAGCGGCGTTTATGATCTAATCAAGGGTAAGCCCGTTGATGATGCCTTACCTCTTTGGTCTAAGTTCATTTCTCCTCGCAATGGAAATCATGTTTCCTTGTTGCGTGATCCGGGAGACGAAGACCTTTGTGAAGAGGAAGAGGAAATTATTCAACAGGTTTATGAAGCTTTTGGGCATCTTGATCCTTTTGAAGTTGCTGAGTGGACTTATGACCTTCCAGAGTGGAAAAACCCTCATGGCTCTGCCATTCCGATTTTGGTAGAGGATATTCTCAAAAATGTGGGTAAGAGTGACGAGCAAATCGGGGAAATTGAACAAGAAGCCATTCGGGAAGCATATCTAGATGGGGTTTTGAATGGTTAG
- the dpdE gene encoding protein DpdE — protein sequence MIKLGLLVQSQNNYLGIGKVTEISDTDANVEYFCSIGQRLQKTLPLNSLSQVRLEPQARCYIKSKTQDKWIVGRVFIWDEDTEMYQIDLPDKKTAIATEEDIYVRCNLPNTDPIETLAMKGHETPYFHDKRLAFVKSLIKQRAVSRGMTGLISANINLYPHQVEVVRRVLEDPIQRYLLADEVGLGKTIEAGAILRQFLLDEPKKGAVVLVPQYLLKQWRTELENKFYVSHFGKRVAVLAVEDIHKINLKARIGCLILDEAHHIAAMATSKDATVRQRFQTCKELAHKSDRLLLLSATPVLNHEQDFLAMLHLLDPTTYKIGDLAGFRAKVESRQEIGRLLLSFKEGAEPAVLKSNLQQLRTLLAEDEYFLKLADDLENCLQGNSTEQDQIVQAIRTHVSDIYRLHRRMLRNRRAAVEDVIFDRNFTPKEEYDLDERSPDIHELLNQWRSVAPSEKPYQRIFLLLFLAAGTWLGILEQVITARLTGKPHAKLVQEFKEDDIRILTTTPKFSGEEEILQSFLKIIRQPQEDGGRTENLKTVLLNQLGTYFKIPANVRKNQKEFITRIQQRIKRPITGDILPKFIVFTSFVQTCSEIVRYLSDTFGAESIAKHQFGEPPDKVEESLTKFRNNPNCFILVCDRSGEEGLNLQFADWLIHFDLPWSPNQLEQRIGRLDRIGSKIGIQSCVLIGPYLEDSPHNAWYQVLKDGFGIFQQSIASLQFYVDDKLAELETALFQSGAAGLLEMISPIQNQIETEIAKISEQNTLDEIDANDEIATEYFQELDNYDACHLEMKRAIEGWICDALGFRGLNNPDSSEMRRYQPSTRTLVPINELKNRFADSYLDQFGTYNRRVANQNPGIKIFRVGEGFVESLLNYINWDDRGEAFAMWRTDASWDAKEGKEWFGFQCNYVVETNLRTAKQVLLDNKLDSSQFKHLQRRVDALFPPIIETIYVDGRKKNICIVEDKALLNILQRPYKDKNNNQGRDYNLAKERLGIIDDFVDPNKWQNFCYQVRNISSELLSNRPDFIDLCQSCARVAEKKLANRVEQLHLRLNQQSWDNALAEELKIETALNAAILEGIRQPQIRLDSVGFIIVSGRSLVQFE from the coding sequence ATGATTAAGCTCGGTTTATTGGTACAGTCCCAGAATAACTATTTGGGTATCGGAAAAGTTACCGAAATATCTGATACCGATGCGAACGTTGAATATTTTTGCTCCATTGGACAACGTCTTCAAAAAACTTTACCTTTAAATTCCCTCTCTCAGGTCAGGCTTGAACCCCAAGCTCGATGCTATATTAAATCCAAAACCCAGGATAAATGGATAGTTGGTAGAGTTTTTATCTGGGATGAAGATACAGAAATGTATCAAATTGATTTACCTGATAAGAAAACTGCGATCGCTACTGAAGAAGACATTTACGTTCGTTGTAATCTCCCAAACACAGACCCCATCGAAACTTTAGCGATGAAAGGTCACGAAACGCCTTACTTCCATGACAAAAGATTAGCTTTCGTCAAATCTTTGATTAAGCAACGCGCTGTCAGTCGCGGGATGACGGGACTAATTTCGGCAAATATTAATCTTTATCCTCACCAAGTTGAAGTTGTCCGGCGGGTACTGGAAGACCCAATTCAACGCTACTTACTAGCAGACGAGGTGGGACTCGGAAAAACCATCGAAGCGGGTGCGATTCTGCGGCAATTCCTTCTTGATGAGCCAAAAAAAGGGGCGGTGGTATTAGTTCCGCAATATTTACTCAAACAATGGCGGACTGAGTTAGAAAATAAGTTTTACGTCTCCCATTTTGGGAAACGGGTAGCGGTGCTGGCGGTTGAAGATATCCATAAAATCAACCTGAAAGCAAGGATAGGCTGCTTAATTTTAGATGAAGCTCATCACATTGCAGCAATGGCAACCTCTAAAGATGCAACAGTCCGCCAGCGTTTTCAGACTTGCAAAGAACTTGCTCATAAAAGCGATCGCTTACTTTTATTATCTGCTACTCCTGTTCTCAATCATGAGCAAGATTTTCTCGCCATGTTGCACTTGCTCGACCCAACAACCTATAAAATTGGTGATTTAGCAGGTTTCCGCGCCAAAGTTGAAAGCCGTCAGGAAATTGGTAGACTTCTGCTTTCTTTTAAAGAAGGTGCGGAACCTGCTGTACTCAAAAGCAACTTGCAGCAACTACGAACCCTCTTAGCTGAGGATGAGTATTTCCTGAAGCTGGCGGATGATTTAGAAAATTGTTTACAAGGAAATTCTACCGAGCAAGATCAAATCGTTCAAGCGATTCGCACCCACGTCAGCGATATCTATCGACTCCACCGCCGCATGCTTCGCAACCGTCGCGCGGCTGTAGAAGATGTGATCTTTGACCGCAACTTTACGCCCAAAGAAGAGTATGATTTAGACGAGCGATCGCCTGATATCCACGAACTGCTCAATCAATGGCGTAGTGTTGCTCCTAGTGAAAAGCCATATCAGCGAATTTTTCTGCTGTTATTCTTAGCTGCTGGTACTTGGTTAGGCATATTAGAGCAAGTAATTACCGCTCGGTTAACTGGTAAACCTCATGCTAAACTCGTCCAAGAGTTTAAAGAAGATGATATTCGCATCTTAACTACAACCCCGAAATTTTCAGGGGAAGAAGAGATTCTGCAATCCTTCCTCAAAATTATTCGTCAACCTCAAGAGGACGGAGGACGAACGGAAAATCTGAAAACAGTGCTGCTGAATCAATTAGGTACATACTTCAAGATTCCCGCAAACGTTCGGAAAAATCAAAAGGAATTCATCACGAGGATACAGCAGAGAATCAAGAGACCAATTACTGGCGATATTCTGCCCAAGTTTATCGTGTTTACCAGTTTTGTGCAGACTTGTAGCGAAATAGTCCGATATTTGTCTGATACTTTTGGTGCAGAAAGTATAGCCAAACATCAATTTGGAGAACCACCAGACAAAGTTGAGGAAAGCTTAACTAAGTTCAGGAATAACCCCAACTGCTTTATTCTAGTATGCGATCGCTCTGGAGAAGAAGGACTTAACCTCCAATTTGCCGATTGGTTAATTCATTTTGACCTTCCTTGGTCGCCTAATCAATTAGAACAAAGAATTGGCAGACTTGACCGCATTGGCAGCAAAATTGGCATCCAATCTTGCGTCTTGATTGGCCCCTATTTAGAAGATAGCCCTCACAATGCTTGGTATCAAGTATTAAAAGATGGCTTTGGGATTTTTCAACAATCAATTGCCAGTTTGCAGTTTTATGTGGATGACAAGCTTGCAGAATTAGAAACAGCTTTGTTTCAATCCGGTGCTGCTGGATTGTTAGAAATGATTTCGCCAATTCAAAACCAAATTGAAACCGAGATAGCAAAAATTAGCGAACAAAATACTTTAGATGAAATTGACGCTAACGATGAAATTGCTACCGAGTATTTTCAAGAACTAGATAATTATGATGCTTGTCATCTAGAAATGAAACGAGCAATTGAAGGGTGGATTTGTGACGCGCTGGGATTCAGAGGACTCAATAACCCAGATTCATCAGAAATGCGACGTTATCAACCCTCAACGCGGACATTGGTTCCCATAAATGAGTTAAAAAACCGTTTTGCTGATAGTTATCTAGACCAATTTGGTACTTATAATCGCAGGGTAGCAAACCAGAATCCTGGTATTAAAATCTTTCGAGTTGGGGAAGGATTTGTCGAATCACTCTTAAACTATATAAACTGGGATGACCGGGGTGAAGCCTTTGCGATGTGGCGCACTGATGCATCTTGGGATGCAAAAGAAGGGAAGGAGTGGTTTGGTTTTCAATGCAATTATGTAGTGGAGACAAATTTAAGAACTGCCAAACAAGTCTTACTAGATAACAAACTAGATAGTTCGCAATTCAAACACTTGCAGCGCCGGGTTGATGCTTTATTTCCGCCAATTATAGAAACTATCTATGTTGATGGTCGGAAAAAAAACATCTGCATTGTTGAAGATAAAGCCCTCTTAAATATTCTGCAACGTCCATATAAAGATAAAAACAATAATCAAGGACGAGATTACAATCTAGCAAAAGAACGCTTAGGAATTATTGATGATTTTGTCGATCCTAATAAATGGCAAAATTTCTGCTATCAAGTGCGGAACATTTCTTCGGAATTACTCTCTAATCGTCCCGATTTTATTGACTTGTGCCAAAGTTGTGCTAGAGTAGCCGAAAAGAAATTAGCCAATAGAGTCGAACAATTACATCTGCGTTTGAACCAGCAAAGTTGGGATAATGCATTAGCTGAAGAGTTGAAGATAGAAACTGCTTTAAATGCAGCTATCTTAGAAGGAATTCGCCAGCCGCAGATTAGGCTTGATTCTGTCGGTTTTATTATTGTATCCGGGCGATCGCTTGTGCAATTTGAGTAA
- a CDS encoding bromodomain-containing protein: protein MDWKYRWKNGYRPSRDEAAKNPHLLDESQFENEQDRKLAEESARKHLGIPAPTLDEDKSILPHAASPDELI, encoded by the coding sequence ATGGACTGGAAGTACAGGTGGAAAAATGGCTATCGACCAAGCCGAGATGAAGCGGCAAAAAACCCTCATTTGTTAGATGAGAGTCAGTTCGAGAATGAACAAGACCGAAAGCTAGCTGAAGAATCTGCAAGGAAGCATTTGGGTATACCTGCACCAACTTTAGACGAGGACAAGTCAATACTACCTCATGCCGCTTCGCCCGATGAATTAATTTGA
- a CDS encoding RNA-binding S4 domain-containing protein, producing the protein MKKIRDNTIKLNQYLKLMGIVPTGGQAKLMIQGGDVQVNGMLETRRGRRLVPGDQVTIEGKTLEVNLDNNEDRDVVIDFTEETE; encoded by the coding sequence ATGAAAAAAATCAGAGATAATACAATTAAGTTAAATCAATATTTAAAGTTAATGGGTATAGTACCAACTGGAGGCCAAGCCAAGCTAATGATTCAAGGTGGCGATGTTCAAGTCAATGGTATGCTGGAAACCAGACGAGGAAGGCGATTAGTTCCTGGCGATCAAGTGACAATTGAAGGAAAAACTTTAGAGGTGAATTTAGATAACAATGAAGATCGGGACGTAGTAATAGATTTTACTGAAGAAACCGAGTAA
- a CDS encoding glycoside hydrolase family 10 protein, with the protein MVSIATPFSDIQNHWARLFITALAQRGIVSGSPNGTYRPDNSLTRAEFAAIIANAFPKVTQKRQYVPFVDVPTNYWAAVAIQTAYEKAFLSGFPDKSFRSAERITRVEVLVSLVGGLEIATKVKPDLLSALPQIYQDSIQIPGYGRNQIAIATSAGLVVSFPNVKLLNPNLAATRADVAVIIYQTLVYLGQAEKISSIYLVQPPIPTPTPTPTPTPTPTPVGSVKLNHSREFRGAWVASVWNSNWPSKAGLSVAQQKAELTDIITKLQALNFNALIFQVRPEGDALYESQLEPWSAWITGTQGKAPEPFYDPLAYAIAECHKRNIELHAWFNPYRASTSTDPAKTVRPHIAATNPESVYLWKTQRWMDPGLKIVQDRAYNVIIDVVKRYDVDGIHLDDYFYPYPIEGQPFPDEKTYAAHKAVGGKLSLGDWRRDNVNRMVERLWQGIKATKPDVKFGISPFGIYRPGQPTGITGLDAYNVLYADSKKWLEEGWIDYIAPQLYWRTDQTQQSYSALLKWWTQVNTKQRHVYAGNNLTEPSNKSRESDEIEKQVKISRSQAGQFSLGNIFFNIGVLTENSQGIADKFQSLLYNKPALPPTLPWQDTTPPPPPIGLQVNNRKLSWQPGDNQPVRSWTLYRQTGDTWTIQRILSAGTTFATVQQAGTYAVCAVDRLANESVGTVITVS; encoded by the coding sequence ATGGTATCTATTGCTACTCCCTTCTCGGATATTCAAAACCATTGGGCACGCTTATTTATTACAGCCTTAGCCCAACGTGGTATTGTCAGTGGGTCGCCTAACGGCACGTATCGCCCCGATAACTCACTGACTCGCGCTGAATTTGCCGCCATCATCGCCAACGCATTTCCCAAAGTTACCCAGAAGCGGCAGTATGTGCCCTTTGTTGATGTTCCTACTAATTATTGGGCAGCAGTCGCTATTCAAACAGCTTACGAAAAAGCATTTCTTAGTGGGTTTCCCGACAAAAGTTTCCGTTCTGCCGAGCGAATTACTAGGGTGGAAGTTTTGGTTTCCTTAGTAGGAGGCTTAGAAATTGCCACTAAGGTAAAACCTGACCTTCTCTCAGCCCTCCCACAAATTTATCAAGATTCTATTCAGATTCCTGGATATGGTAGAAATCAAATAGCTATTGCCACCAGTGCTGGATTAGTGGTTAGTTTTCCTAATGTGAAATTACTGAATCCCAATCTTGCCGCTACTCGTGCAGATGTGGCAGTGATTATTTATCAAACTTTGGTGTATTTAGGTCAGGCAGAAAAAATTTCTTCCATTTATTTAGTGCAGCCACCAATACCAACACCAACACCCACACCCACACCCACACCCACACCCACACCTGTCGGTAGCGTTAAGCTCAATCATAGTCGAGAATTCCGGGGGGCGTGGGTAGCATCTGTGTGGAATAGTAATTGGCCTTCCAAAGCAGGACTTTCTGTTGCCCAACAAAAAGCTGAACTTACCGATATTATTACTAAATTACAAGCCTTAAACTTTAATGCCCTGATCTTCCAAGTGCGACCGGAGGGAGACGCTTTATATGAATCGCAATTAGAGCCTTGGAGTGCTTGGATTACAGGAACTCAGGGGAAAGCACCAGAACCATTTTACGATCCTTTAGCTTATGCGATCGCAGAATGTCACAAGCGCAATATTGAACTTCACGCTTGGTTCAACCCCTATCGCGCTAGCACTTCCACCGACCCAGCGAAAACAGTCCGTCCCCACATAGCAGCTACCAATCCAGAAAGCGTTTATTTATGGAAAACTCAACGCTGGATGGATCCAGGACTGAAAATAGTTCAAGACAGAGCTTACAACGTAATTATCGACGTAGTAAAGCGCTACGACGTTGATGGCATTCACTTAGATGATTATTTCTATCCATATCCCATTGAGGGACAACCTTTCCCCGATGAGAAAACTTATGCTGCCCATAAAGCAGTCGGTGGTAAACTCAGCCTTGGCGACTGGCGGCGAGACAATGTTAACAGAATGGTAGAGCGTCTCTGGCAGGGGATTAAAGCAACTAAACCCGATGTGAAATTTGGTATCAGTCCCTTTGGGATTTATCGCCCCGGACAACCTACTGGAATTACTGGGTTGGATGCTTACAACGTGCTATATGCTGACTCGAAGAAATGGTTAGAAGAAGGTTGGATTGATTATATCGCCCCTCAACTTTACTGGCGCACAGACCAAACACAACAAAGTTATTCGGCATTGCTAAAGTGGTGGACACAAGTAAATACAAAGCAAAGACACGTTTACGCTGGTAACAATCTGACAGAACCAAGCAACAAGAGTCGGGAAAGTGACGAGATAGAAAAGCAGGTAAAAATTAGTCGTAGCCAAGCTGGACAGTTTTCACTGGGGAATATATTTTTCAATATTGGTGTTTTGACGGAAAATAGTCAGGGAATTGCCGATAAATTCCAAAGTCTGCTTTATAACAAACCTGCGCTACCTCCGACTTTGCCTTGGCAAGATACAACACCTCCTCCTCCACCCATTGGACTACAAGTCAATAACCGTAAACTAAGTTGGCAGCCAGGAGATAATCAACCAGTTCGTTCTTGGACACTTTATCGACAAACTGGTGATACTTGGACAATTCAGAGAATTTTGTCTGCTGGTACAACCTTCGCTACCGTTCAACAAGCCGGAACTTATGCCGTGTGTGCGGTGGATAGATTGGCTAATGAAAGTGTGGGAACAGTGATTACAGTAAGTTGA
- the arfB gene encoding alternative ribosome rescue aminoacyl-tRNA hydrolase ArfB: MLQISNKVIIPQSEIEISAIRSQGAGGQNVNKVSTAIHLRFDIVASSLPDYYKEQLLKLNDRRITQEGVVVIKAQEHRSQENNRESALKRLQELIQSAVVVTIKRKPTKPTRSSQRKRLDYKTKRGQVKSNRGQVTDC, translated from the coding sequence ATGTTGCAAATTTCCAACAAAGTTATTATCCCACAGAGTGAGATTGAAATTAGTGCGATTCGTTCACAAGGAGCGGGAGGTCAAAATGTCAATAAGGTTTCTACGGCAATTCACTTGCGCTTCGATATTGTCGCTTCATCATTACCGGATTATTATAAAGAACAGCTTTTAAAGCTGAATGATCGACGCATCACCCAAGAAGGAGTTGTCGTCATCAAAGCGCAGGAACACCGAAGCCAAGAAAACAATCGGGAGTCAGCGTTAAAACGACTTCAAGAACTCATTCAAAGCGCGGTTGTCGTGACAATAAAACGCAAACCTACCAAACCAACCCGCAGTTCTCAAAGAAAGCGTCTTGATTACAAAACTAAGCGCGGACAGGTTAAGTCTAACAGAGGACAGGTGACGGATTGTTAG
- a CDS encoding pyridoxamine 5'-phosphate oxidase family protein produces MSKLFDCITDELQDFIAAQQMFFVGSAPLSPTGHVNLSPKGLGGFRVLSPSRVGYLDLTGSGNETSAHLQENGRITFMFCAFEEPACILRLYGQGNTILPSSPDWDSLYSLFVPMPGTRQIIIADIEKIQISCGFGVPLYEYRGERQTLVNWASKKGEEGVREYQQQKNLVSIDGLATPLSQLS; encoded by the coding sequence ATGTCTAAACTTTTTGACTGTATTACTGACGAACTGCAAGACTTTATTGCTGCTCAACAGATGTTTTTTGTTGGTTCTGCACCTTTGAGTCCTACGGGTCACGTTAACCTATCTCCTAAAGGTTTAGGAGGCTTTCGTGTCCTCTCTCCCAGCCGAGTAGGTTATTTGGATCTTACAGGTAGTGGGAACGAAACCTCAGCCCATTTGCAAGAAAATGGGCGGATAACCTTTATGTTTTGCGCCTTTGAAGAACCCGCGTGTATATTGCGTCTTTACGGTCAAGGAAACACCATTTTACCGAGTTCTCCAGATTGGGACTCTCTATATTCTTTGTTTGTGCCGATGCCTGGAACTCGTCAAATTATCATCGCTGATATTGAAAAAATACAGATTTCCTGTGGTTTTGGCGTACCACTCTATGAATATCGAGGTGAGCGCCAGACTTTAGTCAACTGGGCTAGTAAAAAAGGTGAAGAGGGAGTTCGAGAATATCAACAGCAAAAAAATCTTGTCAGCATTGACGGTTTAGCTACACCACTGAGTCAGTTATCATGA